Proteins encoded together in one Bacteroidales bacterium window:
- a CDS encoding Na+:solute symporter — MNLVIVDWLIIGVYFIISLGIGLLMSKRAGKGMDDFFLSGRKLPWYIAGTSMVATTFAADTPLAVTELVAQNGIAGNWLWWNMLFGGMLTVFFFARLWRRSGILTDAEFVSIRYSGRPANFLRGFRAVYIGIVMNTIVIAWVNLAMVKILKVLFPEFTVFGAQEFSFLGIEFSSHLIAVAGLMLFTTVYSALSGLWGISLTDSFQFIIAMTGSIILAVFAVNHIDVGGIQGLKEKLPEWSFDFFPDITSGSPESDGASGILKMTVTAFVAYLGVQWWSSWYPGAEPGGGGYIAQRMMSAKNEKHSVLATLWFQIAHYALRPWPWIIAAFAALILYPDAADKGSSYVMLIRDLLPAGLLGLLFAAFLAAYMSTIASQTVWGTSYIVNDLYKPFINKDAGEKKYIKISRITTFILMAFSLIITTQFDRISDAWKFVIVMSAGIGLVLLLRWFWWRINAWSEISAMIAPYIIYPVLTFGFDLDVIQKDFEISLIIIVIWSTIVWLSVTFLTKPEKKSKLKSFYKKVHPGGRGWRKISVEMPEVKSDTGFGRMFFNWFAGSLMVMSALFGIGKIIFAEYIAGFSFVALSIALGFIISYNLSKLESEE, encoded by the coding sequence ATGAACCTGGTAATAGTTGATTGGTTAATTATAGGAGTATATTTTATAATTAGTTTAGGAATTGGCCTATTGATGTCAAAACGTGCCGGAAAAGGAATGGATGATTTCTTTTTAAGCGGAAGAAAATTGCCTTGGTATATAGCCGGAACAAGTATGGTTGCAACTACTTTTGCAGCAGATACACCTTTGGCTGTTACAGAACTTGTTGCACAAAACGGTATTGCCGGAAACTGGTTATGGTGGAATATGCTGTTCGGCGGAATGTTAACTGTATTTTTCTTTGCAAGATTATGGAGACGCTCCGGTATTTTGACCGATGCCGAGTTTGTCAGTATCAGGTATTCAGGCAGACCTGCAAATTTTTTAAGAGGGTTCAGAGCTGTTTATATAGGAATTGTTATGAACACAATTGTGATTGCATGGGTAAATCTCGCAATGGTTAAAATATTAAAAGTTTTATTTCCTGAATTTACTGTTTTCGGTGCACAAGAATTTTCTTTTCTCGGAATTGAATTTAGTTCTCATCTGATTGCAGTTGCAGGATTAATGTTGTTCACAACAGTATATTCCGCTTTGTCCGGCTTATGGGGTATTTCATTAACGGATAGTTTTCAATTTATAATTGCAATGACCGGTAGTATTATATTGGCTGTTTTTGCGGTTAATCATATTGATGTAGGCGGAATTCAAGGTTTAAAAGAGAAATTGCCTGAATGGAGCTTTGATTTCTTTCCTGATATAACTTCCGGTTCTCCTGAATCCGACGGAGCATCAGGAATATTAAAAATGACTGTAACAGCATTTGTTGCTTATCTCGGTGTTCAATGGTGGTCAAGTTGGTATCCGGGAGCAGAACCCGGCGGCGGCGGATATATTGCACAGCGTATGATGTCTGCCAAAAATGAAAAGCATTCTGTTTTAGCAACACTTTGGTTTCAAATTGCACATTATGCTTTACGACCTTGGCCTTGGATTATCGCAGCTTTTGCCGCATTAATTCTTTATCCGGATGCTGCAGATAAAGGTTCGTCTTATGTTATGTTAATCAGAGATTTATTACCTGCAGGCTTGTTGGGTTTACTTTTTGCCGCTTTTCTGGCAGCTTATATGTCAACTATTGCATCACAAACAGTATGGGGAACTTCTTATATAGTTAATGATTTGTATAAACCGTTTATAAATAAAGATGCAGGTGAAAAAAAGTATATTAAAATATCCAGAATAACAACTTTTATATTAATGGCTTTTTCATTAATTATTACGACACAGTTTGACAGAATCAGTGATGCATGGAAATTTGTGATTGTAATGAGTGCCGGCATCGGTTTAGTTTTATTGTTAAGGTGGTTTTGGTGGCGAATTAATGCTTGGTCTGAAATTTCTGCTATGATTGCACCTTATATTATATATCCTGTCTTAACTTTCGGATTTGATTTGGATGTGATTCAAAAAGACTTTGAAATTAGTTTAATTATTATTGTTATATGGTCAACGATTGTATGGTTATCGGTTACTTTCTTAACAAAACCTGAGAAAAAATCAAAATTAAAATCATTCTATAAAAAAGTACATCCGGGAGGAAGAGGTTGGCGTAAAATATCGGTTGAAATGCCTGAAGTAAAAAGTGATACCGGATTCGGAAGAATGTTTTTCAATTGGTTTGCAGGCAGTTTAATGGTAATGTCAGCCTTATTCGGAATCGGTAAAATTATTTTTGCAGAATATATTGCAGGATTTTCATTTGTTGCACTATCAATAGCCTTAGGGTTTATTATTTCATATAATTTATCAAAACTTGAATCGGAAGAATAA
- a CDS encoding SDR family oxidoreductase → MMYNLLKGKKGIIFGALNDKSLAWKVAERAYEEGAEFVLTNTPVSMRFGKINELAEKCNSIVVPADATNVEDIENLIDKTMEHFGGKIDFILHSVAMSMNVRKGRKYDNLNYNYLNKTLDISAISFHKLLQVAKKKDAINEWGSVVALSYVAAQKTLYGYNDMADAKSMLESIARSFGYIYGREKKIRVNTISQSPTMTTAGSGVKGIDGLLDFTERMSPLGNATADEFADFCITLFSDLTKKITMQNLFHDGGFSSMGMSLKAMTMYNQALDNPIDIESLE, encoded by the coding sequence ATTATGTATAACTTATTAAAAGGAAAGAAAGGAATAATATTCGGTGCACTGAATGACAAGTCATTAGCATGGAAAGTTGCAGAACGTGCTTATGAAGAAGGTGCAGAATTCGTACTTACAAATACACCCGTTTCAATGCGTTTCGGTAAAATTAATGAATTAGCCGAAAAATGTAATTCTATTGTCGTTCCGGCTGATGCTACAAATGTTGAAGATATAGAGAACTTGATTGATAAAACTATGGAGCATTTCGGAGGTAAAATAGATTTTATTTTGCATTCTGTTGCAATGTCTATGAATGTAAGGAAGGGCAGAAAATATGATAATCTTAATTACAATTATTTGAATAAAACGTTAGACATTTCTGCAATTTCTTTTCATAAATTATTGCAAGTTGCAAAAAAAAAAGATGCAATAAATGAATGGGGGTCAGTAGTTGCATTATCTTATGTTGCTGCACAAAAAACCTTATACGGCTACAATGATATGGCAGATGCAAAGTCAATGTTGGAATCCATTGCCAGAAGTTTCGGATACATCTATGGTCGAGAGAAAAAAATCAGAGTAAACACAATCTCACAATCTCCTACCATGACAACTGCCGGAAGCGGAGTTAAAGGAATTGACGGTTTGCTTGATTTCACAGAGCGCATGTCTCCTCTTGGAAATGCAACTGCCGACGAATTTGCTGATTTCTGTATAACTCTATTTTCTGATTTAACCAAAAAGATTACCATGCAGAATTTATTTCATGACGGAGGTTTCTCTAGTATGGGAATGAGTTTAAAAGCTATGACAATGTATAATCAAGCTTTGGATAACCCAATAGATATCGAAAGTCTTGAATAG
- a CDS encoding HU family DNA-binding protein — protein MNKAELIDAMASGSGLTKADSRRALDSFIEATEGALKKGERVALVGFGSFAVNKREARKGRNPQTGKEINIPAKKVVKFKAGSDLSRKVN, from the coding sequence ATGAACAAAGCAGAATTAATTGATGCAATGGCATCAGGTTCAGGATTAACTAAAGCTGACTCAAGAAGAGCTTTAGATTCATTTATTGAAGCAACGGAAGGAGCATTAAAAAAAGGCGAAAGAGTAGCACTCGTTGGTTTCGGTTCTTTTGCAGTAAACAAAAGAGAAGCAAGAAAAGGAAGAAATCCTCAAACAGGTAAAGAAATTAACATCCCGGCTAAAAAAGTTGTAAAATTTAAAGCAGGTTCTGATTTAAGCAGAAAAGTTAATTAA
- a CDS encoding RNA methyltransferase yields the protein MRKKIITHLSQLITQERFTLFNKIVKDRTRYITVVLEDIFQPHNASAVLRSCDCFGVQDVHIIENENEYNVNPLVALGSSKWLNLFKYNENENNTLNTINKLKEKGYRIIATTPHTKDVNLESFDITKGKFALMFGSEQPGLSKIALNNADEFLKIPMYGFTESFNISVSAAIILNSLTSKIRHSKINYQLSEKEQDEIILEWLKRSIKKSDMIVTDFLSKTQ from the coding sequence ATGAGAAAAAAAATAATTACACATTTGAGTCAACTCATTACTCAAGAACGATTTACATTATTTAACAAAATTGTTAAAGACCGAACTCGTTATATTACAGTTGTACTTGAAGACATCTTTCAGCCGCATAATGCCAGTGCGGTATTGCGTTCTTGTGACTGTTTCGGTGTTCAAGATGTTCATATAATTGAAAATGAAAATGAATATAATGTAAACCCGCTGGTTGCTTTGGGTTCTTCAAAATGGTTAAATTTATTTAAGTATAACGAAAATGAAAATAATACTTTAAACACAATTAATAAACTTAAAGAAAAAGGATACAGAATTATTGCCACAACACCTCATACAAAAGATGTAAATTTAGAAAGTTTTGATATAACAAAAGGGAAATTTGCTTTGATGTTCGGTTCTGAACAGCCGGGTTTAAGTAAAATTGCGCTAAATAATGCTGATGAATTCTTAAAAATACCTATGTACGGTTTTACGGAAAGTTTTAATATTTCCGTTTCGGCAGCAATAATTTTAAATTCTTTAACTTCAAAAATAAGACATTCAAAAATTAATTATCAACTTTCTGAAAAAGAGCAAGACGAAATAATTCTTGAATGGTTAAAGCGAAGTATAAAAAAATCAGATATGATTGTAACAGATTTTCTTTCAAAAACACAGTAA
- a CDS encoding aspartate aminotransferase family protein, producing MISQRQLFFQHVGQTSGSPLALEIEKAEGIYMYDKNGKKYIDLVSGVSVNNVGHRHPKVVQAVKNQIDKYMHLMVYGEYIQSPQVKYAKLLTDNLPENLNSVYFVNSGSEAIEGAMKLAKRYTGNAEIIAFKNAYHGSTHGALSLMNNESLTQAFRPLVPAISFLDFNDVVQLNKITKKTAAVIIEAIQAEGGIIPADKAFMTELRKRCTETDTLLIIDEIQTGFGRTGKLFAFEHYEIVPDIIATAKGMGGGMPIGAFIANKDVMNTLTYNPMLGHITTFGGHPVSAAGALASLEIILDENLAEEASRKGKIYIDALKNNPKIKSVRGKGLFLAFELEGSETVEKVINKGVELGFISDPFLFDNKRFRIAPPLTITDDEISESVELVIKALNCI from the coding sequence ATGATTTCTCAAAGACAATTATTCTTTCAACATGTAGGGCAAACATCAGGTTCGCCTCTTGCTCTCGAGATTGAGAAAGCTGAAGGAATTTATATGTATGACAAAAACGGAAAAAAATATATTGATTTAGTTTCCGGAGTTTCGGTAAATAACGTAGGACACAGACATCCAAAAGTTGTACAAGCCGTTAAAAACCAAATAGATAAATACATGCACCTTATGGTTTACGGTGAATATATTCAAAGCCCTCAGGTTAAATATGCAAAATTACTTACTGATAATCTCCCTGAAAATTTGAATTCGGTATATTTTGTAAATTCAGGCAGCGAAGCAATTGAAGGTGCTATGAAACTTGCTAAACGATATACCGGGAATGCTGAAATTATTGCTTTCAAAAATGCTTATCACGGCAGTACACACGGAGCCTTAAGCTTGATGAATAATGAAAGTTTAACACAAGCATTCAGACCGCTGGTTCCGGCAATATCTTTTCTTGATTTTAATGATGTTGTTCAACTAAATAAAATTACAAAGAAAACGGCAGCCGTTATTATTGAAGCAATACAAGCAGAGGGCGGAATAATTCCCGCCGATAAAGCTTTTATGACTGAATTAAGAAAAAGATGTACCGAAACCGATACTTTATTAATTATTGATGAAATTCAAACAGGATTCGGAAGAACAGGGAAACTTTTTGCCTTTGAACATTATGAAATTGTTCCGGACATAATTGCAACGGCAAAAGGAATGGGCGGCGGAATGCCGATTGGTGCTTTCATTGCAAATAAAGATGTTATGAACACTCTAACATATAATCCGATGCTCGGGCATATTACTACTTTCGGCGGACATCCGGTTTCTGCTGCCGGTGCTTTAGCAAGTTTAGAAATTATTCTTGACGAAAATTTAGCAGAAGAAGCAAGCAGAAAAGGTAAAATTTATATTGATGCTTTAAAAAATAATCCGAAAATCAAATCAGTAAGAGGCAAAGGGTTATTTTTGGCTTTTGAGTTAGAAGGTTCCGAAACTGTTGAAAAAGTAATTAATAAAGGTGTTGAACTCGGTTTTATAAGCGATCCCTTTTTATTTGATAATAAGCGATTTCGTATTGCTCCTCCGTTAACTATTACCGATGATGAAATTTCAGAATCTGTTGAATTAGTGATAAAAGCTTTGAACTGTATTTAA
- the fusA gene encoding elongation factor G, which produces MKLQKLRNIGIAAHIDAGKTTVTERILFYTGVTRKVGEVHDGEATMDFMKQEQERGITIASAAISCNWQDSQINIIDTPGHVDFTIEVERSLRVIDGMVALFCAVGGVEPQSETVWNQADRYRVPRIAFVNKMDRTGADFGAVVSQMNEYLDANAVPFQLPMGSEEDFTGLIDVIKNKAYTFGENERTEIEVPEQYKAETDKAREFLIEKISDFNDEIMELFLDEKEIPYELLKSVAREATLKLMITPVFTGAAYKNKGVELLLDAVVDYIPSPIDVGAVVGTDVDDPEKTHTRNPSCKEPFSGLAFKLINDPYVGQQTFIRIFSGEIKSGMPLLNSTKGKKERVGRIYKIRAKEREEISVAGAGEIVALIGMKTTKTGDTLCDVNDKILLENIHIPPSVIEMKINAANKNERKKLGEGLAKLSNEDPSFHARYNNETEETIVAGMGELHLEIIIDRLKDEFKVDVEVGEPAVALRETISTAIEHKYRHSKQSGGKGEFAEAVIRFEPNKGSGYEFVDLIKGGAIPREFIPSVSKGLQKTMAEGILAKFPIVDIKAVLLDGGHHAVDSSDRAFQTCASVLFKQAFAKARPILLEPVMKIEITTPDDYIGNVVGDLNKRRGKIDVMRRFRKGSQKLSGYVPLMEMFGYATTLRNITSGRANYSMEFYQYEPLPKAVQEDYMKKQEEKEN; this is translated from the coding sequence ATGAAACTTCAAAAATTAAGAAACATTGGTATTGCTGCTCATATTGATGCAGGAAAAACAACAGTAACAGAGAGAATATTATTTTACACAGGTGTAACTCGTAAAGTAGGAGAAGTTCACGATGGTGAAGCTACCATGGATTTCATGAAACAAGAACAAGAAAGAGGAATTACGATTGCCTCTGCTGCAATTTCTTGTAATTGGCAAGATTCTCAAATAAATATTATTGATACTCCCGGGCACGTTGATTTTACTATAGAAGTTGAACGTTCACTTCGTGTAATTGACGGTATGGTTGCATTATTTTGTGCTGTCGGAGGGGTTGAACCTCAAAGTGAAACTGTTTGGAATCAAGCTGACAGATACCGAGTTCCGAGAATAGCATTTGTGAATAAAATGGACAGAACAGGTGCTGATTTTGGTGCCGTTGTTTCTCAAATGAATGAATATTTAGATGCAAACGCTGTTCCTTTTCAACTACCTATGGGTTCGGAAGAGGACTTTACGGGCTTAATTGATGTAATTAAGAATAAAGCATATACATTCGGAGAAAATGAAAGAACTGAAATTGAAGTTCCTGAACAATACAAAGCGGAAACAGATAAAGCAAGAGAATTTTTAATAGAGAAAATTTCTGATTTTAATGATGAAATAATGGAACTTTTTCTTGATGAAAAGGAAATCCCTTATGAGTTATTGAAGAGTGTTGCACGAGAAGCAACCTTAAAGCTTATGATAACTCCTGTTTTTACCGGAGCTGCATATAAAAATAAAGGTGTCGAATTATTATTAGATGCAGTTGTTGATTATATTCCTTCTCCGATTGATGTCGGAGCTGTTGTGGGAACAGATGTAGATGACCCCGAGAAAACTCATACAAGAAACCCTTCTTGTAAAGAACCTTTTTCCGGCTTAGCATTCAAATTAATAAACGATCCTTATGTAGGTCAACAAACTTTTATCAGAATATTCTCAGGTGAGATAAAAAGCGGAATGCCTTTATTGAATTCAACCAAAGGAAAAAAAGAAAGAGTCGGTCGCATTTATAAAATTCGCGCAAAAGAAAGAGAGGAGATTTCTGTTGCCGGTGCCGGTGAAATAGTTGCTTTAATAGGAATGAAAACAACAAAGACAGGTGATACATTATGTGATGTTAATGATAAAATTTTATTAGAAAATATTCATATTCCGCCTTCGGTTATTGAAATGAAGATAAATGCCGCTAATAAAAATGAAAGGAAAAAACTCGGAGAAGGATTGGCAAAACTTTCAAACGAAGACCCTTCATTTCATGCAAGGTATAATAACGAAACAGAGGAGACTATTGTTGCCGGAATGGGAGAATTACATTTAGAAATAATTATTGACAGGTTAAAGGATGAATTTAAAGTTGATGTTGAAGTCGGAGAACCTGCGGTTGCATTACGAGAAACTATTTCAACGGCAATTGAACATAAATATCGGCATTCTAAACAATCAGGAGGTAAAGGTGAATTTGCAGAAGCAGTTATCAGATTTGAACCGAATAAAGGAAGCGGATATGAATTTGTAGATTTAATTAAAGGAGGTGCTATTCCCCGAGAATTTATTCCTTCGGTAAGTAAAGGTCTTCAAAAAACTATGGCAGAAGGTATATTGGCTAAATTCCCGATTGTTGATATTAAAGCCGTGCTTCTTGACGGCGGTCATCATGCAGTTGATTCGTCTGACAGAGCATTTCAAACTTGTGCTTCTGTTTTGTTTAAACAAGCATTTGCTAAAGCAAGACCTATTTTATTAGAACCTGTTATGAAAATTGAAATTACAACACCCGATGATTATATAGGAAATGTTGTCGGAGATTTAAACAAGAGAAGAGGAAAAATTGATGTAATGAGACGTTTCAGAAAAGGTTCGCAAAAACTCAGCGGTTATGTTCCTTTAATGGAAATGTTCGGATATGCAACTACATTAAGAAATATAACAAGCGGGCGAGCAAATTATTCTATGGAATTTTACCAATATGAGCCGCTTCCTAAGGCAGTTCAAGAAGATTATATGAAAAAGCAAGAGGAAAAGGAAAATTAA
- a CDS encoding translation initiation factor produces the protein MSKDWKDRLGMMYSTNPGFEYEYEGDEEQETLSPEEQKLKVQLDSKKRKGKTVTLITGFIGTEDDLKALAKTLKTKCGVGGSAKEGEIIIQGNFKEKVTKILSSLNYSV, from the coding sequence ATGTCAAAAGATTGGAAAGACCGGCTCGGAATGATGTATTCAACAAACCCTGGCTTTGAATACGAATACGAAGGCGATGAAGAACAAGAAACGCTTTCTCCCGAAGAGCAAAAATTGAAAGTTCAACTTGACAGCAAAAAACGTAAAGGTAAAACAGTTACATTAATAACCGGATTTATCGGAACCGAAGATGATTTAAAAGCACTTGCAAAAACATTAAAAACCAAATGCGGAGTTGGCGGCTCGGCAAAAGAAGGCGAGATTATTATTCAAGGCAACTTTAAAGAAAAAGTAACAAAAATATTAAGTTCATTAAATTATTCCGTTTAA
- a CDS encoding toxin-antitoxin system YwqK family antitoxin, whose protein sequence is MKKFLKTLLFLIIIGAGGFWVYIKYISPVVIKKAMTMIPEDAVMIIETNNLTEAWTEISDSKMWNYLISNPYFNDLNEDIELLNEYLKDNIIADKALKNRKLIMSLHMISATEWDFLFVVDLKNIAQIKKLGLKRILGLVEGYKVKERKFNDETIIELSDNEDPSDIIYLTISDNLLVATFTGSLIEKSISQKPTKEGDFGYWSNNKAFNNVVGKLYGEELFRMYFNYNQINAFSMSYLSEQSETVQMLGNSLTYSGFNINFRDESLSFEGYTDIDSVGSYVKAMANVTPGKLNAWRIMSNQTALYFSMGFNNFFDFYNNLTEQYKESAPEDMEDIENSISKIERLLKISMHDDFFSWIGNEIALVKLRPGKKTRLEDVVVAVHTNDIDDAKAGMDRIMQQIKKRVRVVKFKPEEYKNYTIQYLEMKGFFKIFLGRMFKDLEKPFFTYIEDYVIFSNSSDVIKNTIDDYLKGNTLDKNSGFSDFKDEFSNNSNIAVFIRTPQIYENLYYYSNEKDRRDIKENKEFILSFEKIGFQLVSEENMFKTTLIAQHNPDAIKVEELEKLEQEVYEEMFRDEVESLSFKISLADSFLEEDTLFKEYYFGGEKLKFEGRVYNKNLNGNWKTYYESGNIQSSVNYEDGIIFGEAVFYYDTEKNTKKAEAIFENDKLIEKYFEYYENGAQKAEIYYDDGLADGNAEFYYSNGKLKIKAEYKNGLKHGKWIYYDEKGKEIGKEKWKKGEKIR, encoded by the coding sequence ATGAAAAAATTCTTAAAAACTTTATTATTTCTTATTATTATCGGTGCCGGCGGATTTTGGGTTTATATTAAATACATTTCTCCGGTTGTTATTAAAAAAGCAATGACAATGATTCCCGAAGATGCTGTAATGATTATTGAAACAAATAATCTTACCGAAGCTTGGACTGAAATAAGCGACAGTAAAATGTGGAATTATCTTATTTCAAATCCGTATTTCAATGATTTAAATGAAGATATAGAACTGCTTAATGAATATTTAAAAGACAATATAATTGCAGACAAAGCTCTAAAAAACAGAAAGTTAATAATGTCTTTACACATGATATCAGCAACCGAATGGGATTTTCTTTTTGTAGTTGATTTAAAAAATATTGCACAAATAAAAAAACTCGGGCTTAAAAGAATTTTAGGATTAGTTGAAGGTTACAAAGTAAAAGAACGAAAATTTAATGATGAAACTATTATTGAACTTTCAGATAATGAAGACCCTTCTGATATAATTTATCTTACAATAAGTGATAATTTATTAGTGGCAACTTTCACGGGTTCTTTAATTGAAAAATCTATTTCGCAAAAGCCCACAAAAGAAGGTGATTTCGGTTATTGGTCAAACAATAAAGCATTTAATAATGTTGTAGGCAAGTTATACGGTGAAGAATTATTCCGTATGTACTTCAATTACAACCAAATTAATGCTTTCAGTATGTCATATCTATCAGAGCAATCTGAAACTGTTCAAATGCTGGGGAATTCATTGACATATTCCGGTTTTAATATTAATTTCAGAGATGAATCTCTCAGTTTTGAAGGTTATACTGATATAGATTCTGTCGGGTCATACGTAAAAGCAATGGCAAATGTAACACCGGGCAAATTAAATGCGTGGCGTATAATGTCAAATCAAACTGCTTTGTATTTTTCAATGGGATTCAATAATTTTTTCGATTTCTATAATAATTTAACCGAACAATATAAAGAAAGTGCTCCCGAAGATATGGAAGATATTGAGAACAGCATTTCAAAAATTGAACGCTTATTAAAAATAAGTATGCACGATGATTTTTTCAGTTGGATAGGAAATGAAATTGCTTTAGTAAAACTTCGCCCCGGTAAAAAAACAAGATTGGAAGATGTTGTAGTTGCCGTTCATACAAATGACATAGATGATGCAAAAGCCGGAATGGACAGAATTATGCAACAAATAAAAAAAAGAGTTCGAGTTGTTAAATTTAAACCCGAAGAATATAAAAACTATACAATTCAGTATTTAGAAATGAAAGGTTTCTTTAAAATTTTTCTCGGAAGAATGTTTAAAGATTTGGAGAAACCGTTTTTTACTTATATTGAGGATTATGTAATATTCAGTAATTCATCAGATGTTATTAAAAACACAATAGATGACTATTTAAAAGGAAATACTTTAGATAAAAATTCCGGTTTTTCTGACTTTAAAGATGAGTTCAGCAACAATTCAAATATAGCCGTCTTTATAAGAACACCTCAAATTTATGAAAACTTATATTATTACAGCAATGAAAAAGACCGCCGCGATATTAAAGAAAACAAAGAATTTATTTTAAGCTTTGAAAAGATTGGCTTTCAATTAGTTTCGGAAGAAAATATGTTCAAAACAACTTTAATAGCACAACATAACCCGGATGCAATTAAAGTTGAAGAACTCGAAAAACTTGAACAAGAAGTTTATGAGGAAATGTTCCGAGATGAAGTTGAAAGTTTATCTTTTAAAATAAGTTTAGCCGATTCATTTCTTGAAGAGGATACACTTTTTAAAGAATACTATTTCGGAGGTGAAAAATTAAAATTTGAGGGCAGAGTTTATAATAAAAACCTTAACGGAAATTGGAAAACCTATTACGAAAGCGGAAATATTCAAAGTTCAGTAAATTATGAAGACGGAATTATATTCGGTGAAGCTGTTTTCTATTACGATACGGAAAAAAACACTAAAAAAGCCGAAGCAATTTTCGAAAATGATAAATTAATTGAAAAATATTTTGAATATTACGAAAACGGGGCACAAAAAGCAGAAATATATTATGATGACGGTTTGGCAGACGGTAATGCAGAGTTTTATTATTCGAACGGAAAATTAAAAATTAAAGCAGAATATAAAAACGGATTAAAACACGGAAAATGGATCTATTATGATGAAAAAGGAAAAGAAATCGGGAAAGAAAAATGGAAAAAAGGAGAAAAAATAAGGTGA
- a CDS encoding SIMPL domain-containing protein, whose protein sequence is MKNIILILLILLLTNGIFAQAGGNVIYEQNNRYKQNKVYNANQEQVWDFRTDNAYNYQIVENSNNKEMMFTVNAIMNVKADSYLAIFNITQTGETAKEVNELVNSKISGFLSELNTQNVKDEDVYTDMISLVPVYEYEVEKKLFSKTYTEVPKGFEMQKNIHIKFTDENMLDDIMTSAANNEIYDLIKVEYFVENNNTKYDELRTKSVDYMIKKKESFKKLDIDLDTIYHIVIEKSSVVYPIDRYKSYQAFSGTSLDAKKSKSVTSVRKPKTMFYNKLPYHKYDIVINPAILEPAVQFTYSLTVKYVIKDPIKKIEKQFILVSPDGIVKTLKID, encoded by the coding sequence ATGAAAAATATAATATTAATCTTATTGATTTTGTTGCTTACAAACGGTATTTTTGCTCAAGCCGGAGGAAATGTAATTTATGAACAAAATAACAGATATAAACAAAATAAAGTTTATAATGCAAATCAAGAACAGGTTTGGGACTTCAGAACTGATAATGCATATAATTATCAAATTGTTGAAAACAGCAATAATAAAGAAATGATGTTTACCGTAAATGCAATAATGAATGTAAAAGCTGATTCTTATCTTGCAATTTTCAATATTACTCAAACCGGTGAAACTGCTAAGGAAGTAAATGAACTTGTAAATTCTAAAATCAGCGGTTTTTTATCTGAACTTAACACTCAAAACGTAAAAGACGAAGATGTCTATACGGATATGATTTCTCTCGTTCCTGTTTACGAATATGAAGTCGAAAAAAAACTTTTCAGTAAAACTTACACAGAAGTTCCGAAAGGCTTTGAAATGCAAAAAAATATTCATATAAAATTTACAGATGAAAATATGTTGGATGATATAATGACTTCTGCTGCAAATAATGAAATATACGACTTAATAAAAGTTGAATATTTTGTAGAAAATAATAATACTAAATACGATGAACTGAGAACAAAATCTGTTGATTATATGATAAAGAAAAAAGAATCTTTCAAAAAACTGGATATTGATTTAGATACAATCTATCATATTGTCATCGAAAAATCATCAGTTGTATATCCTATCGACAGGTATAAAAGCTATCAAGCATTTTCCGGAACATCTTTGGATGCTAAAAAAAGTAAATCAGTTACAAGTGTAAGAAAGCCTAAAACTATGTTTTACAACAAACTGCCTTACCATAAATACGATATTGTAATAAATCCGGCAATACTGGAACCTGCTGTTCAGTTTACTTACAGCTTAACAGTAAAATATGTTATTAAAGATCCCATAAAAAAAATTGAAAAGCAATTTATTTTGGTTTCGCCCGACGGTATTGTAAAAACTTTAAAGATAGATTAA